TAACAAATAAATTTTAGCATATTTGTATTTTGAGTGCTAAATTATTATTAATTTGACTTATTTCAACTATAATGTTATTTGCGCCATCATAGCTCAGTAGGTAGAGCACATCCATGGTAAGGATGGGGTCGCAGGTTCGATTCCTGTTGTTGGCACCATTTCATTTGAATGACTTACATATAAGCGGCCTTCCGCTTTTTTATTTTTTCTAACTAATAATAAATGTATAAAATTATCATTATGAAAAAAAGTATAAGCGTGCTACGAAAAGAGTCTCAGATTAAAAATTTTATTTCAACAATAATAACTAATGAACTAACAAATGCTAACATTTACAATCCAACAGTAACTGACGTTGTACTCTCAACTGATCTAGGTCATGTTAAGGTTTTCTTAGCTTTTAGTTCAAAAGAAAATGATGGCCTTGATGCAGTTAAAAATGCATCAGGTTACATTAGAAAAAGGCTTTCAAAGACTCTTAACTGAAGAAAAGTTCCTGAGCTGCATTTCTATATTGATGAAGTAGAAAAAAAGGCTTTTGAAATTGATCAAATTCTTAATTCATTAAAAAATGAAGAATAAAAAATAATAGCGAATACTCTTCGCTATTTTCATTAACTTTATTGGTGCCAGTTACGAGGATCGAACTCGTGGCTGCTGGTTACGAATCAGCTGCTTTACCACTAAGCGAAACTGGCATAACTACTAAGGTACATAATTGTATTAAATATCTTAGTAAATATTTTAATAATTAAACTGTTTTAAATAAGATAACTTGCTTCTTACCTTTTTTAAAAAAAGCATATTTGCCTTCAAACAAACTCGGACTATAAATTGAATCAAATTCAATTTCTTTATTATCAATCTTCAAGGCCTTAGCCTGTATAAACTCTCTAGCTTCTCTATTTGAAACAATAAATTTGTTTTTAATTAAAGTCTCAATTACCGAATCACCTTGTCTTATAGGGCAAGTGGGCAAATAGTTTTCAATAATTTCTAAATCATTGAGCGTTAAAACACTAGCATCAAAAGACTTATCAAACAAAATTTTTGTAATATTTTTGGCTTGCTTTAGTTCATTAGCACCAAAAATATTTTCAACAACCTCACTAGCTAAAAACCTTTGCGCCTCTTGTGTTGATGGATTAGCAAAATGCTTCTCTAAAACCTCATTAATTTCACTAACACTTTTAAAAGAAAATCAATATAAAAGCTCTTTAATTCTAGAATCCTTTTGCGAGAGTAAATACTGATACATTTTAAATGGCGAACACATGTTTTTATCAATTCATAAGGCTCCGCCGCCTGTTGACTTACCAATTTTTTTGCCATTTTCATCACTAAGCAAATTAACAGTCACTCCAACTGCTTCATGTTTATCGCCAACAACTTTGGAAATCATATCAATTCCAGTGACAATATTGCCCCATTGATCACTGCCACCTAGCTGAACTTTAACTCCTAATTCTTGATAAGTTTTTAAAAAGTCAAAACCTTGCAGTAGCTGATAAGTAAACTCAGTAAAAGAAAGCCCTTTTTGAATTCTTTTTTGTACAGATTCTTTGGCCATCATATATGAAACATTAACTAGCTTTCCAACATTTCTTAGAAACTCTAAAACATTCATATCTTTGTAAAAATCATAATTATCAATCACTTCTAAACCAAATGATTCTAGCTGTGCTTTTATTTTTGACTTGTTTTTATTAACACTTTCATTGTCTAATAAAACTCTTTCTGAATCCTTAAAAGATGGATCACCAATCATTCCTGTTGCCCCACCTAAAACTGCATAAGTTTTAAAGCCATATTCCTTAAAGCGCAATAAAACAGAGATCAAAATATAATTTCCTAAATGTAAACTCTCGGCTGTTGGATCAAAACCTACATAAACGCCTGTTGTGCTTGGACTAAGATTTGCAAACTTATCCTTGTTGCTAATATCTTTTAAAATTAGTCTTTCTTCCAAATCTTTAAGTATGTTCATAACTCTCCCGTTACAACAAGTTGCTAACTTCTTGTCCTAAATATGAATCATCACATTTTTGCAATAATTCATCTAATTTTTTAGCTTCAGCATCATTAAAACCTAAACTTTGCGCACTGCACAACATTCCATAACTTTTAACTTCTAATATTTCGCCTTCAGTTATTTTTAATCCATTTGCAGTTATTGAACCGGGCAAACATCACACAAAATATTTGCCTTCATTTGTGTATGTAGTATTAGTAATTATTTGCCTTTTAGCATCCTTAAAATCAACTTCCAAAACAAATAATTTTTGGCTTTTTGGATGTGCTTCTCTTTTAAGAATCTTCCCGATTGCGAAGCGCTTAATTTTTTGAATTTTATACTTATTATTTTTGCTTAATATTAAGCTTTCTAACTCACTAAATTCATTAGCATTCAAAACCTTAAAATTTTTGCCCAAATCAGCTGTTTTATAGTTTAATAAGTTCACTGATGATACATTAAAATCTTCATCATGAAACACAACCATATCATCATAAAAATCAGCTTGTGAATCATTTATAGTTGTATTAAAAAATGCAATAGCATTATTTTCAAATTTGCTACTTATATTAAATAAAATTGCCATATCATAATTATATAAAAACTTTAAATTATTTAATTTATATGTTTTCTTATATAATGTTGCTATGAAATATGCAATAGTAACTGATTCGTCAATCGGGCTTACAAAGGCACAAACCGAAAAATTAGGTTGACACTTTTTGCCCCTTAATTTAGTTATTGACGGCGTAAATTATGCAGATGGAATTGATATTACATCTGACACATTGTTTGAAAAATTTACATTAGAATCTGATGTTAAATCATCAATGTTTAATATGCAATATGCAATAGATTTGTTTACAAACTTGTCTAAAGAATATGACATGGTCTTTGTTTATCCAATCTCACAACATTTATCAAACTCATATCAAGCTCTTAAAACAATGGAAAAAGATTTTGACAAGCTTAGAGTTATTCAAAGTAAACAAGTTATGATGCCTCTATTATGAGACGTTATTTGATTCGACCATATGCTTAAAACTGACTCTTCTAAGTACAAAGAGTACATTAATCACCTAGAAAACCCATCATGAGCGCACTCAGTTTCTGTGATCCCAAAATACAACAGATACTTAGTAAAAGGCGGTAGGTTACACCCTGCTGCTGCACTGGTTGCTAGAATGCTTAAATTAGTTCCTATTATTAAATGAGAAGATGGCCAACTAATGAAAGAAAACACTGGCCGTAACTTTGAAAAAACTGTTTTAAAAAACCTTACTCAAAAACACGAAAGTTTTAAAGTTCCTTCTGGCTTTACTCTTACTCCTGTTATTATTCACCAAGGTGTATCAAAAAGTGACTTAGATGAATACAAAAAACTTGTACACCAATACTGAAACAAAGATCCTATGATTTTTAGTTTCTCGCCTGTAATAGAAATACATACTGGCCCAGAAACTCATGTTCTAGGCCTTATGCTTTTCCCAACCGACTTAATGGATGTCTTAAAAGAAAAATTATCTCTTTTAGGCCTATGAAACAGTTAATTAAGTAAATTAATAAGCTTATAAGGCTTATTTTTTATTCCGAAAAAAAGGAATAAAAAAATGGCAGGAGTGACAGGATTCGAACCCATAACACACGGGGTTGAAGCCCGTTGTTCTGCCGTTGAACTACACTCCTACAATTTAAGTATGTTAATTATACTTAAATTATTTTAAAAGCTTATTAAAAACTTGTTCTATGTCTTTTACCTTTTTGATGTTTTTTAAATCATCATCAGGGATCATCACATTATATTTCTCTTCTAAATCAAAAACTAATTCTGCTAGCGATAAAGAATCAATTTTTAACTCTTGGAAAGTCGATTCAGGATTTATTTTAATTTTGGTTAGCTTTTGAATTCTATCCATTATGTCTTTTAAATCTTTTTCTTGCATACGCATATTATAAAAGAATTTTAATTATCAAAATAACTTTATTTTCTATCTTAAATCTTCATAGCTAATGAATGCAAATCTGTCTTTTGATGACATGTCTTTCACAATTTTTGCCCCATTAATTTGCTTCCATCTATCAATGTGTTTTGGGTTTATTTCAAAAGCCAAAACCCCACCTACATTTAAGTAAATTTTTGCTTCATTTAAAATTTTCTCATAAAAATATCAGCCTGAATCTTTAGCAAACAGTGCAATTTCTGGTTCAAATTTTTTTACAGATTCGTCTACATCTTTATCATCATAATCTAAGTATGGAGGATTAGATACAATTAAATCAAATTTGCCTTTTATATCTTTGAAACAGTCACTTTGGACAACTTTTATTCCTTCAGTGTCTTTAAAATTTAATGCTACATTTTCATTAGCTTGCATAATTGCTTCATTGTCAATGTCACTTAATGTGACATTTATTGAATCTAAATTCTTCTTTAAAGCTATTCCAATAAAACCTGAACCGGTGCATAAATCTAAAACCTTCATTCCTGGCTTTAAATGCTCATTTAAAAGTATATAAACTAACTCTTCGGTCTCATATCGCGGTATCAAAACCTTGTGATTTAGATTGATTCTAACATTTACATACTCAACATATCCCATTATGTATTGAATGGGATATCCTTGGTTTAATTTTTCAAGCTCCAATGAGCTAACTTTTAATTCAAGTCCATAACGCTTTTTTTCTAAAAGCAAGTCATCAATAGCGGGCATTAAAATCCACTTTCCTTGATTTTTTGATTTTGTTCTTCAGCTAAAAGGGCATCAATTATAGGTGTAAGCTTGCCTTCCATAATTGGTTTTAAGCTAGTTGAAAAACTAATTCTATGATCTGTAACTCTATCTTGTGGATAGTTATAAGTTCTTATTTTTTCACTTCTATCACCATGTCCAGCTAGCTTTCTATATCCTGATTCTTCTTCAGCTTTCTTTTGCATTTCTAAATCATATAGCTTAGATTTTAAAATTGTTAAAGCAGTTTCACGGTTTGCAATCTGACTTCTTTCATCCTGAGAAGTTACAACAATATTAGTTGGCAAGTGTGTAATTCTAACAGCTGAATCAGTTGTGTTAACTGATTGTCCACCAGCACCACTTGAACGAAAGACGTCTATTTTAAGGTCACTTGGTTTAATTTCTATTTCTACTGAATCATCAATTTCAGGCATAACTGTGACAGTTGTTGTTGATGTGTGAATCCTTCCCTGTGACTCAGTTACAGGCACTCTTTGAACTCTGTGCACGCCTGATTCAAACTTAAATTTTGAATATGCTTTCTCACCTTTTATTGAAAAGACAATTTGTGAAAACCCACCTGCACTAGCGCTGTTAGTTGATAAAATTTTTAACCTAAATCCAAGTTCATCAGCAAATTTGCTGTACATTCTGAATAAATCGCCAGCAAATATATTAGCTTCGTCTCCGCCAGCAGCTCCTCTAATTTCTACAATGATGTTTTTGTCATCATTTTCATCTTGTGGCAGTATTAAAATCTTAAGCTTTTCTTCTAATTCGTCTAATTTAAGGGAGTTTTCGTCAATTATCATTTTAGCAAACTCTACTTCTTCTTCATTCTTAGACTCAAGCATAATTTTAGCTTGCTCAACATCTTTTAAAATGTTTTCATAAGTAATAAATTTTTCCGAAATCTCTCTAATTTTTGCAATTTCTTTATTAATTGCTGAGTATTCTTTTATGTTGCTAATAACTTCAGGGTCATCAATTTTCTTTAATAATTCTAAGTAACTTTGTTTGATTTCAGATAGTGATTTAAACATTGTCTTTTCCATGGTTTTTATATTATATTGAAAATTTAAATATTTTAATAATATTTAAATTGGAGCTACTAATTTGATTAAAAGCGTTGTTTTATAGGCTTGCTAATTAAAAAATCAGGCAATAATTTTGCTCTGATTTTTTGCTTTAATCTTTACATCTGTTGCTAAAACTTTTGCTCTGGAATATATAACTTTCCATCAACAGATGCAACATTACTTACTGTAATTAAGGCATCAGCATCAGCTGTTCTCACCTTTTTAATCAGTCTTGGAATTTGTCTATAAAGCGTGATAGAAGATAAAATTTGAAGCTTGCTTGCTGAATAACCACCTTCACCATTTTGCAATGTGAAGCTGTTAATTGTCCTTTTATCAGTAATAATAGCTTTCCTAATTTCTTCCATCTTGTGAGAGTAAACTTTGAACTGTACAATTTTAAATCTTGGGAATAAATTATTTAAGTAAATAACAAATATAAAGTTACATAAGTAAGTTGACACAAAGTTAGGTGAAAAATACAAATCAGCTTGTCATCTAAGCTCGCTAATTGCTTTAACTGTAGCTAATTCAGTGACACTTAATGAATTTTTAACTTCAGCAATCTCACTAATAGTCTTAAAGTCATTAGCAATCATACTTCCTGGAATATAAGTCCCAATAACAACACTAATTAGAATAATTACTATGTTTATATATCCATTTATTATTCCAAAATTCTTTTGTTTATAAACAGACATATATTCGCCAATTATCCCTGTAACACCGGCTGATCCGCCAATTATTGCAATAATTGCAAAAAAGTAAGTTAGCAAAATACCATAAATAATCGCAAACAAAATTTGAACAATAGTGTTGCCACCATCATTTCACTGTAATGGCAATAGTTTAATTAAATAATTAATATTTTCGTTATTTCAGCCTGCATGATTAACTAATGCAACCTTCATATTTTCAGTTATTTCAGGGTGGTTAAATTTACCAAAAAGCGTAAATTGGTTTAATGCAGGAATTTGTCCTAATCCTGCTGAAACTAAGCTACTTAAGACCAAAAACTCAAGCGATAATAAAATATATACTTTGCCTAATTTCTTTCATCCAAAAACAAATATTGGAATGCTTAGCACTAAATACAAAATTCAGAAAAGTGAGTGGTCTATGGCGTTCATTATTGGCTTAGTGATTGCTGCATTGCTACGCAAACTAGTTACTACAATTTTAGAAATTGCTTGTCCAAAGGCAGCTAGCCCAAAATTATAAATTCCGGGGTTTTTAACTAAAAAGATACCTACAACTCCAAATAAAATAGCTAATCCTGCTGTTATGAGCCCTAATTTTCAAAGTGGCATCAAGACATAAAATCTAGATAATTTGAGAATAAAGTTAGACATTTTTGTGTATCTATATTGCGTATTCTTTTTGTCCACAATCTTCTTTTTATTGTGGTTTTCGTCGACTAATTGATTTGCAAGTGCTGAGTTCTCGTCAACAGATTCTGGTTTATTATTTAACACTTCATTTACATTAAACTCTTTTTGAGAATCGTTTGTCTCATTTGTAACTTTTTTATCTTGTGTTTCATTATTCATTGTATGCCTCATTTCGCTCAAATAAAGAATAAAAAAAATATGCTTTATTGCATATAAATTATATTAAAATAGGCTTAAAAATCAAATAAAAGCACTAATTTGGGAAAAATTAAAAAATATTTGTTTTCATATAAGTTAATAGCCAAATTAGTACTTTTTCTGTCACTCATTTTTCTGCTTTTTGGTATAATTCATTATATTTATTTATACATTTATGTATAAATCTTATGGAGGTTGTATGGAAAAACTAGAAAATACTAACCAAGATAATCAAAGCAAAAATAACAGCTATAATGCAAGCAGCATAAGAGTGCTAGAAGGCCTAGAAGCTGTTAGAGTCCGTCCTGGGATGTATATTGGTACAATCACTGATAAAGGTCTTCACCATTTAGTTTGAGAAATTGTCGATAACTCTGTTGATGAATGTATGGCTGGCTATGCTAATTTCATTAAAATAACTATTTGCAAGGATGGTTATATTGAAATTGAAGACAATGGTCGTGGTATACCTGTAGCAAAACACCCTCAAACTGGTTTATCAACTGTCGAAACAGTTTTAACTGTTTTACATGCTGGCGGTAAATTTGATTCTGATGCATATAAAGTTTCTGGTGGCTTACATGGTGTAGGGGCTTCAGTTGTAAATGCTTTAAGTTCTAACTTTCATGTGTGAGTTAAAAGAGAAGGTCATACATACTATGCACATTTCCAACATGGCGGACAAACTGTTCAACCACTAACTGTTATAAATAACATAGACCCTAGTGAAACAGGCACAAAAATCAAATTCCATCCTGACTTTACAATCTTGGAAAAGCATCCTTTTTCTGTCGAAGCCATAACTGACCATGCTAAAAGAATTGCATATCTAACTAAAGGTACTCGTTTAGTTGTAGTTGATGAGATCAACAACACTTCAGAAGAATTTTACTATGAAGGAGGTTTAATTGACTATGTTAATGAGCTAAATGAAGGCCAAAAATTAGTACACGATTCTATAATTTATGCTGAAGGCTTATATGATTCTGATAAATCTGGCTCAAAAATAACTGTTGAAGTTGCTCTTCAATACACATCAACCTTCCAACCAAGAATTACTACTTACACAAATAACATTGTGACAATTGAAGGCGGAACACACGAACAAGGTTTTTTTGACGCTCTTTCGAGACTAATTAATTCTTATGCACTTAAAAATGGCTTAATTAAAAACGAAAATGAGAGATTAAACAAAGAAGATACTTCTAAAGGTCTTGTTGCCATTGTGTCTGTAAAACACCCAGATCCGATTTTTGAAGGACAAACTAAAGGTAAACTAAATAACAAGGATGCCCGTACTGCAGTTAGAGAAATCTTAGCTCCTGTATTAGAAAGATACTTCGATGAAAACCCAATTGATGCTAGAGAAATAATTAACAAATGTTTGCAATCTAGAAAATCACGTTTAGCTGCTGAAGCTGCTGCTGAAGCTGTGCAAGCAAATATGGGTAATAACTCAATAGCTTCGCTTCCTGGCAAGCTAGCTAACTGCACAAGCAAGAACGCTGAAATTTGTGAATTGTACATTGTCGAAGGTAACTCTGCTGGTGGCTCAGCAAAAATGGGAAGAGACAGAAATGTTCAAGCAATCCTACCACTAAGAGGTAAGGTTATAAACGCTGAAAAAGTTTCTCCTGAAAGAGTTTTATCAAATGCTGAAATAATTTCGCTTATAACTGCCTTAGGCACAGGCTTAAACGAATCATTCGACATCAACAAGCTTAGATACCACAAAGTCATTATTATGACTGATGCCGACGTCGATGGAGCGCACATTCGAACCCTTCTTTTAACATTCTTCTATCGTTATTTTAGAAAACTTATCGAATACGGCTTTATCTATATTGCTCAACCTCCGCTATATAAAATTCAACAAAATAAATATATTGCATATGCTTACAATGACAGTCAAAAAGATAGTATTCTTCAATCACTAAATCAAGATTCAAAAATTACTATCCAACGTTATAAAGGTCTTGGCGAAATGGATCCAGAACAACTTTGAGAAACCACAATGAATCCTGAAAATAGAAAAATGTATCAAGTTCAAATCGACGATGCAGCTAAAGCAGACTGAGTCTTTACAACACTAATGGGTGATGACGTGCTTCCAAGGCGTGAATTTATTGAAAAAAATGCCAAATTTGTTCAAAATATTGATATTTAGTACATTAAAATAATTTTTCCCAATAATTAGTTTAAAATATCAAAAATATAAAAAATTGCTGTTTTTATACCAAAAAATGCACTTTTTGTATAAAATAACTCAATCGGCAAATAAAGGAGGAGCTATGCTTAAAGAAATTACAGCTCAAGAATACAAAGAAACAATTGAAGATAAAGTAACTGAACCTTATTTACTAGTTTTTCACGCATTATGATGTGGTCCATGTAGAATGTTCAAAGAATCATTATCAGAATTAGCTGAAAAAGACAACGTGTTAGTTTACCGTGTTAATATAGATGAAAATTCAGAACTAGCAAGCCAATTCCAAGTGCGTTCAATCCCAACATGATTTGTTTTCAAAGATGGAAAACAATTAGTGTCTCACAATGGCTTCCTTCCATATGAAGACCTTAAAAATGTTGTTGATTCAATAAGATAAGCCCTTGCGGCTTTTTTCTTAACTTCCTATTATTTTCTTTATAATCTTAATTATGAAAGTAATCAGTGAGAATCGCAAAGGCCTTTATGGCTATAAAATAATTGAAAAGCATGAGGCCGGCATTTCTCTATTAGGTTGAGAAGTTAAAAGTGCTCGTGCTCAAACAGTTAATTTAACTAACTCTTATATTTTCTTTAAAAAAGGTGAACTTTTTCTTTGCAATGCTAATTTTGCTAAATATATGCTGCTTAAAGTAGAAGAAGACAGAGACCGTAAGCTACTAATGCACAAAAAAGAAATAATTCGTTTAAAAAACAAACTAGATCGCTTGTCTTCCACAACAATTAAGCCTACAAAAATCTATTTTAATAACAAATCTAAAATAAAAGTTGAAATAGCTTTAGTCCAAGGCATGAACAGGGCCGATAAGCGTGAAGATTTAAAAAAAAGAGACAACGAAAAATACATGCAAAAAGTCAAGAGCAATTACTTATAATCTCTTGACTTTTTTATACGTAGACAATTGTTTTATAGGTTTCTAAGGCTTTTCAATAATAGAAATATTTTCAAATTTTCTGCTTATTTTTGAATTTGAATAAGATGAATCGGTTAGGATCTTAAACATCTGACATCCTAAAAGATGATAATCAATAAATATCTTGCACTTATAGTTATTTTTTCAGTCATAAATAGACATATAACCTATATCAGTTAGCCTTAAGTTTTTATCCTTAGAGGCAACTAAAGTTATAAATGATTCGTGCGTTGAATTAATTAAGTTAACAATGTTGTTTTTATAAACAAAATTAATAAAATCAACAGTTGCCTTTTCGCTTCTATTATCAACTTCAATTTTAAGTTGATTAATTCCATTTTCACGACAAAATCTTTCAAAGCCATCGCTTCTTTGTTTTTGCTCAGCATCAGAAAGTTTAGAATCAACTACAAAAGCAATCTTTTCATTCTTATCAATATATGATGAGAATTTAGTTGTTAAGTCATAAAATGCTTTTGTATAGTCGATTGCAATATTATTAACTCTTTTGTCTGTTGTTGGATATACCAATGTAGTGCATTCATTCACATTATTGGCTATATAATCAAGGACAGCATTTTGGTTACTATTTGGTAAAAAGAAAATAACAGCTCATGGCTTTCAAGATAATACGTATCTCACAGTTTCAATGTACTTTTCTAAATCACGACCAGCATAAATGGTTAATGTCTTTACATTAAATACTTTAGCTTGCTGACTAATTCCTAAAACAATTGACTGATAATAGTTAGGAGACTGTTCAGGCATAATAATAAATACAGAATTGTCACTGCCACGGATTAAGCGTGCTCCATGATTTGGATAATAATTATATTTAGTAACAATATCCTGAATTCTTGCCTTAGTTTGCTTTGAAACATATCCGCCATTATAAAAACGGCTTACAGTACTAATTGAAACGTGAGCTAATCTAGCTATGTCTTTGTAAGAAAAATTTTTCATAGCACTTATTATAATAAAAAAAATATGGAAACATTGCATAAAACTTTATTATTCGGCTTATTTCGTTTTATTGTTATAATTTAAAAGCTGGTGAAATAGCAACCTTATAACCTGGTCAGGACAGAGATGTAGCAGCCATATTAAGAAGTGTTATGTTCGCCAGCTTTTTAAAAGCATAAGGGGTTATTTATGGATATTAAGACATCTGAAACAGTTAGTTTAACCTTTTTAACTGTCTTTATGCTTATAACTTTTTTAGCCAAAATATTTTACTTTTTTACACTAAAAGAAAAAGAGTGATACAGAAGCCAAAGCCTAATGAGCCTATGATATAGGCACATAAGCGTTTTGGTTATTGTTGTAATAATTTCAACATGTGCTCTATATCCATGACTTATGACTATAACAATGCGTTTATTTTATAGAAATTATTATAAGAGTGCAGATCTGGTCACCTCTAGAGTCTCAATAATTTCATCATTAGTAATTGCCCAATTTATACACCTAAATAACATTATTTTGCTATTTAAATTTGTTGTCTTTAAAAAATATGCAAAACCTAAGGTTAATAATGTGATATCATAATATTACTCCCCAAGTGGTGGAATGGCAGACACCGTAGACTCAAAATCTACTGGAGAAATCCGTGCAGGTTCAAGTCCTGTCTTGGGGACCATTTGATTAAATTCATCAAACAAACAGCAAGCTCTGCTGTTTTTATTTTTGATTTTTTCTAATATACAACTTTTACTGATTAGCCTGTTTTATAGGATATAAAAAAATATCGTAGGCTCGTCTACAATATTTCTTTATATCTCTTTTTGTAAATAATTCTTACAATCATAACTAATGTAATATACAAGATAACTAATGATGCTAACAATAAGTAAAATCAAGGATTTAGCGCTCTTATCCCAAGCAAACTATTTAGTCCTGGTATGTATGGAGTTGCAGTAACTAATGCAACACCACCAAAAGTAGCAAACAATAATGTTCAGGAAGGTCTTGATTGCACAAAAGGTATCTTTTCAGTTCTTATAAAATGAATTACTAAACTTTGCGTTCACATCGAAATTATGAATCAGCCAGTTTGGAATAATGAAATTCATTCAGCTGACTTAGGATCAAGATTTGGATAGAGTTTTGGGATAAATAATCAGTTTAAAATCACAAAAGCTAATATGTCAACTATTGAGCTAGTTGGTCCAAATCACAACATAAATTTGACGATGCTTTTTGTATTGAATTTTCTTGGCTTCTGGATAAATTTAGCATCAACTTTGTCTCAAGGGATAGTTCCACAAATGATGTCATAAATAAGGTTTAAAAATAATATCTGAGTAGCTAATAGTGGCACAAATGGCAATATTATCGCTGCAATTAAGATACTAAATATATTTCCAAAATTGCTACTTAATGTCATCTTAATGTACTTGTTCATATTAGCATATGTTTTACGTCCTTCAACAACTCCTGTTGCTAAAACATTAAGATCTTTTTCTAAAAGAATAATATTTGCACTTTCTTTAGCAATATCGACTGCAGTATCAACTGAAATTGAAACATCTGCTGTTTTCATCGCTGGCGCATCATTAATCCCATCACCCATATAACCAACAACATGTCCATTGGCTCTTAATGCGCCAATAATTGTGGCCTTTTGATCAGGGCTAAGTTTTGCAAAAATATTGTGCTTTTCAACAATTTCTCTAAGTTCTTCATCATTTAAATTTATTAAATCTTTGCCAAGAATGACACCATCAGTCTTCATGCCTACTTTATCACATATTGCCTTAGTAACTCTAACATTATCACCAGTAAGAATTTTGACATCCACGCCATGTTCATAGAGGTTTTTAATTGCAGAAGCAGTTGATTCTTTTGGTGGATCTAAGAAAGCTAGATAACCAATTAATGTCATTTCATGCTCATCAGAAACGCCAAATTGTCCTACTTTATTTGGATTCTTTTTTCTAGCTACAGCTATAACTCTCATTCCTTGATCATTAAGCTTGTCAACTTGCACTAAAACTTTATTAATCATTGCTTGATCTAAAGCAACAACACTGCCATTTAACTCTAAGGTATTGCAAACAGAAAGAATTTCTTCAACAGCCCCTTTTGTTACCATTTCAATGCCAGTATTTTTGTTTTTATTTTTAACCAAAACACTCATTCTTTTTCTGTTAAAATCAAATGGAATCTCATCTATCTTTTCGTATACATTTTCTATATTTCTTAACTCTTCATGTATATCGCTTAATTCATCTGTTTTATTTATTATTGATAAATCAAGTAAGTTTTTTA
This sequence is a window from Mycoplasmopsis agalactiae PG2. Protein-coding genes within it:
- the mgtA gene encoding magnesium-translocating P-type ATPase; the protein is MLKSKKNKSTNLSRAQQDLIAASKMSVNELCNKYNSSINGLQSDEQVEINKSEYGANVLSKKSKNSVWKRIVDAFFNPFSIILLILSLISLVVDIILPLKKGESAEPATIIIIMSMVIISGILHIVEDTKSSSSAAKLVKMVQTTTKVERQGTNYEIPLDEVVVGDIIHLAAGDIIPADVRIISAKDLFVSQSSLTGESEAIEKFVSINYEHEYQNVTDRHNLAFMGSNIISGSAKAIVIVTGDETYLGQVAQKINEKPVKSNFEKSISSMSWLLFRIMITVVPIVFLIAGVKNFKDGQKWLEALMFAISVAVGLTPEMLPMIVTSTLAKGASRMSKSKTIVKSLNSIQNFGAMDVFCTDKTGTLTMDQVALEMHLDVLGNENIRVLRYGFLNSYYQTGLKNLLDLSIINKTDELSDIHEELRNIENVYEKIDEIPFDFNRKRMSVLVKNKNKNTGIEMVTKGAVEEILSVCNTLELNGSVVALDQAMINKVLVQVDKLNDQGMRVIAVARKKNPNKVGQFGVSDEHEMTLIGYLAFLDPPKESTASAIKNLYEHGVDVKILTGDNVRVTKAICDKVGMKTDGVILGKDLINLNDEELREIVEKHNIFAKLSPDQKATIIGALRANGHVVGYMGDGINDAPAMKTADVSISVDTAVDIAKESANIILLEKDLNVLATGVVEGRKTYANMNKYIKMTLSSNFGNIFSILIAAIILPFVPLLATQILFLNLIYDIICGTIPWDKVDAKFIQKPRKFNTKSIVKFMLWFGPTSSIVDILAFVILNWLFIPKLYPNLDPKSAEWISLFQTGWFIISMWTQSLVIHFIRTEKIPFVQSRPSWTLLFATFGGVALVTATPYIPGLNSLLGIRALNPWFYLLLASLVILYITLVMIVRIIYKKRYKEIL